From Streptomyces sp. NBC_01460, a single genomic window includes:
- a CDS encoding amidohydrolase family protein, with product MCLNDRNRRDFFKTAAAAGIAVAGVQALATPATALAQEHTVRLGDKVALTNVRVFDGDRVTTPRTVVVDNGRIGISALGARRIDCAGAVLLPGLIDSHIHLRDVNTLHQLAGSGVTTGLDMACFPPSVVDSLRRLPGLPDIRSAGTPAVAPGSPQSQLPIFPADAVLTGPDQASRFVRARIAEGSDYIKIIIDEPGLSPETVKAVTTVAHSFGKLVMAHATTTAMAERALDADVDMIHHVPLDSALPAAVAARYAATGTVAVPTLTMMEGFAGLGIPGMDYAAAEGSVAALRRAGARILAGTDANSTPGIPVQPPFGTSLHHELELLVRAGLTVREALRATTSLPAESFGLRDRGAIRPGYRADLLLVDGDPLADITATRAIRRVWVGGVEYSPAT from the coding sequence ATGTGCCTCAATGACAGGAACCGGCGTGACTTCTTCAAGACGGCCGCGGCGGCCGGAATCGCCGTCGCAGGGGTGCAGGCGCTGGCGACGCCCGCCACCGCACTTGCGCAGGAACACACCGTCCGCCTCGGCGACAAGGTCGCGTTGACCAATGTCAGGGTCTTCGACGGGGACCGGGTCACCACGCCGCGCACCGTGGTCGTCGACAACGGACGGATCGGGATCAGCGCCCTCGGCGCACGCCGCATCGACTGTGCGGGCGCGGTGCTGCTACCGGGGCTGATCGACTCTCACATCCACCTGCGGGACGTCAACACCCTGCACCAACTGGCCGGTTCCGGCGTGACCACCGGGCTGGACATGGCCTGCTTCCCGCCTTCGGTCGTCGACTCGCTGCGCAGACTGCCCGGCCTGCCCGACATCCGCAGTGCGGGCACTCCGGCGGTCGCGCCCGGGAGCCCGCAGAGCCAGCTGCCCATCTTCCCGGCGGACGCGGTCCTGACCGGCCCGGACCAGGCCTCCCGGTTCGTACGCGCCCGGATCGCCGAAGGGTCCGACTACATCAAGATCATCATCGACGAACCAGGGCTGAGCCCGGAGACCGTCAAGGCCGTGACAACGGTGGCGCACTCCTTCGGCAAACTCGTGATGGCCCACGCGACCACCACGGCCATGGCGGAGCGTGCGCTGGACGCGGACGTCGACATGATCCACCACGTACCCCTTGACAGCGCCCTGCCCGCTGCCGTGGCGGCACGGTACGCCGCCACGGGCACCGTCGCCGTACCCACTCTGACGATGATGGAGGGATTCGCCGGGCTCGGGATACCCGGGATGGACTACGCGGCCGCCGAGGGCAGCGTCGCCGCGCTGCGCCGCGCCGGCGCGCGGATCCTCGCGGGCACGGACGCCAACAGCACCCCGGGAATACCGGTGCAGCCACCCTTCGGCACCAGCCTCCACCACGAACTGGAGTTGCTGGTCCGGGCGGGTCTGACCGTCCGTGAGGCGCTGCGGGCCACGACCAGCCTGCCCGCCGAGTCATTCGGACTGCGGGACCGCGGCGCCATCCGCCCTGGATATCGCGCCGACCTCCTCCTCGTCGACGGCGACCCGCTCGCCGACATCACCGCTACCCGTGCCATCCGGCGGGTCTGGGTCGGTGGCGTGGAGTACTCCCCCGCCACCTGA
- a CDS encoding MFS transporter — protein sequence MNPTPATPVTGARPGPAVALGLVILCIEGYDLFILGAVGPSLLSHPDWDVTKSTLGLLGSLTALGMPLGSIAAGWAGDLYGRRLPMVISLAWLSVCMLLSAVAADLTLFAATRFLTGMGIGALIPLVTAYVSEAATPARHSLQVGTATTGLAIGGILTGVVGRTLLPEWDFRTLFLFGAVPLVLIPVVWRLVPAVVRDRPAQAPLDEAKADATAESLPSAAEPYDDANRLRQLLAPGYRRSTLLFWAATFSGLVIVYGASTWLPTLMVDSGYDLGSSLEFSIAFNVGAVIGTIGAALVADRGLLKAATIVSFLLAAAAMITLSTPQPRPLLLVASAVAGFGALGTQALVNIYVAHAHPARLRGTALGFSLGVGRVGAIVGPSYLAAVTVLISSSKAGFYAFVVPALLGAVLIGLLRPGRRPPAAEPSGVPSEAPLVR from the coding sequence ATGAACCCCACCCCCGCCACCCCCGTGACCGGGGCCCGCCCCGGTCCAGCGGTGGCCCTCGGGCTCGTCATCCTGTGCATCGAGGGGTACGACCTCTTCATCCTGGGTGCAGTCGGCCCCTCCCTGCTGTCCCACCCCGACTGGGACGTCACCAAGTCGACGCTGGGACTGCTGGGCAGTCTCACCGCGCTGGGCATGCCCCTCGGTTCCATCGCCGCCGGCTGGGCCGGTGACCTCTACGGCCGTCGCCTCCCCATGGTCATCAGCCTGGCCTGGCTTTCTGTGTGCATGCTGCTGAGCGCCGTGGCCGCAGACCTCACCCTCTTCGCGGCGACCCGGTTCCTCACCGGCATGGGCATCGGCGCTCTGATCCCCCTCGTCACCGCGTACGTCAGCGAAGCGGCCACGCCCGCCCGCCACTCCCTCCAGGTGGGCACCGCCACGACGGGACTGGCCATCGGCGGAATCCTCACCGGCGTCGTGGGCCGGACCCTGCTGCCGGAGTGGGACTTCCGTACGCTCTTCCTCTTCGGGGCTGTTCCCCTGGTGCTGATCCCCGTGGTGTGGCGTCTGGTCCCCGCTGTGGTGCGGGACCGTCCAGCGCAGGCTCCGCTCGACGAGGCCAAGGCCGACGCCACGGCTGAGTCCCTCCCGTCCGCAGCCGAGCCGTACGACGACGCCAACCGGCTGCGTCAACTGCTCGCTCCGGGGTACCGCCGCTCCACCCTGCTGTTCTGGGCGGCCACGTTCTCCGGGCTCGTCATCGTCTACGGTGCCAGCACCTGGCTGCCCACGCTGATGGTCGACTCCGGGTACGACCTCGGCTCTTCGCTCGAGTTCTCCATCGCCTTCAACGTCGGAGCCGTCATCGGCACCATCGGCGCCGCCCTGGTCGCCGACCGCGGACTGCTGAAGGCCGCCACGATCGTCAGCTTCCTCCTTGCCGCGGCCGCCATGATCACCCTGAGCACGCCACAGCCGCGCCCGCTGCTCCTCGTCGCCTCCGCCGTCGCCGGTTTCGGGGCGCTCGGTACCCAGGCGCTCGTCAACATCTACGTGGCGCACGCCCACCCTGCGCGCCTGCGCGGCACCGCGCTGGGATTCAGCCTCGGTGTGGGGCGTGTGGGCGCCATTGTCGGCCCCAGCTATCTCGCCGCCGTCACCGTACTGATCAGCTCGTCCAAGGCCGGCTTCTACGCCTTCGTCGTCCCGGCACTCCTCGGCGCGGTCCTGATCGGGCTACTGAGGCCGGGCAGGCGTCCGCCTGCCGCCGAGCCGTCCGGCGTGCCCTCCGAGGCGCCTCTCGTCCGGTGA
- a CDS encoding GntR family transcriptional regulator, translating to MATPRGALQPITSRSVVEQATEELRRAILTGDLAPSAEYSLRELAGMLDISFIPIREALRSLESEGLVIMRPGRSAVIAPLDLDDLHGIYRLRRALEPEIARRSCALLTDEELDRLESSAAEFGAREHGMADIYDDHHAFHLALLAPAATVWDIRVLTTLWRAGERYIRIGFGQLDPDPAEHERRGRAHTDLLAAFRTRDPATVAAAVEQHLARNEKIAFSALS from the coding sequence GTGGCGACACCCCGAGGGGCCCTGCAGCCCATCACGTCACGGTCCGTGGTGGAGCAGGCCACCGAGGAACTGCGACGCGCGATCCTGACCGGCGACCTGGCCCCGAGCGCGGAGTACTCGCTTCGCGAGCTGGCCGGCATGCTCGACATCAGCTTCATCCCCATCCGCGAGGCGCTGCGCAGTCTGGAGAGCGAGGGTCTGGTCATCATGCGGCCCGGCCGCAGCGCGGTCATCGCCCCGCTCGACCTCGACGACCTGCACGGGATCTACCGCCTCCGGCGCGCCCTGGAGCCGGAGATCGCCCGGCGTTCGTGCGCCCTGTTGACGGACGAGGAACTGGACCGACTGGAGTCCTCGGCCGCCGAGTTCGGTGCCCGGGAGCACGGCATGGCGGACATCTACGACGACCACCACGCCTTCCACCTCGCGCTCCTGGCCCCGGCCGCGACCGTCTGGGACATCCGCGTCCTCACCACGCTCTGGCGCGCGGGGGAACGCTACATCCGCATCGGCTTCGGTCAGCTGGACCCTGATCCCGCCGAGCACGAGCGGCGGGGCAGGGCACACACGGACCTCCTGGCGGCATTCCGCACCCGCGACCCCGCCACGGTCGCCGCCGCCGTCGAGCAGCACCTCGCCCGCAACGAGAAGATCGCCTTCTCCGCCCTGTCTTGA
- a CDS encoding amidohydrolase family protein: MSAHRWTRRQVLNTAAGTAALAGASTLMTPGSAQAHGGKPDPHGRLKIVAIEEAVMLPGLITQGTALNGTIPFKPEVTAEWFKRLPDITEYRLADMDANGVTMQVLSLTPPGVQMQPDAAIAVRDAQVANDALAGIIAAHPTRFGGLAALPLQDPQAAVREARRAVHDLKMAGFLVNGHTNGHYLDEPQFRPVWAALEELGAALYLHPTPAPTGDWGLLKDRPELVGPLYSWAAETGGHALRVILGGVFDDFPGARLIVGHMGEFLPFHMPRLDVQIQNIRTRAPLKKKPSEYLVDNIAITTSGVMDDTMLQAAIKAVGIDNVLFAIDYPFERSEQAVGFLRGADLSAGHRRKIAHRNAERILKL; encoded by the coding sequence ATGAGCGCTCACCGATGGACGAGACGTCAGGTCCTCAACACCGCGGCGGGTACCGCCGCACTCGCCGGCGCGTCCACCCTGATGACCCCCGGGTCCGCCCAGGCGCACGGCGGCAAGCCCGACCCGCACGGCCGGCTGAAGATCGTCGCCATCGAGGAGGCCGTCATGCTGCCGGGTCTCATCACCCAGGGCACGGCGCTGAACGGCACGATTCCCTTCAAGCCCGAGGTCACCGCCGAGTGGTTCAAGCGACTTCCGGACATCACCGAGTACCGGCTCGCCGACATGGACGCGAACGGCGTCACCATGCAGGTTCTCTCCCTCACCCCGCCCGGGGTGCAGATGCAGCCCGACGCGGCCATCGCCGTACGGGACGCCCAGGTCGCCAACGACGCGCTGGCCGGCATCATCGCCGCGCATCCCACCCGCTTCGGTGGTCTCGCCGCGCTGCCCCTCCAGGACCCCCAGGCGGCCGTGCGGGAGGCGAGGCGGGCCGTCCACGACCTCAAGATGGCCGGGTTCCTCGTCAACGGCCACACCAACGGCCACTACCTGGACGAGCCGCAGTTCCGGCCGGTGTGGGCCGCGCTGGAGGAACTGGGCGCCGCGCTCTACCTCCACCCCACTCCGGCCCCCACCGGCGACTGGGGCCTCCTGAAGGACCGTCCGGAGCTGGTCGGTCCCCTCTACAGCTGGGCGGCCGAGACCGGGGGCCACGCCCTGCGGGTCATCCTCGGCGGCGTCTTCGACGACTTCCCGGGAGCCAGGCTCATCGTGGGTCACATGGGCGAGTTCCTGCCCTTCCACATGCCGCGCCTCGATGTGCAGATCCAGAACATCAGAACCCGCGCGCCGCTGAAGAAGAAGCCCTCCGAGTACCTCGTCGACAACATCGCGATCACCACCTCGGGCGTCATGGACGACACCATGCTCCAGGCGGCCATCAAAGCGGTGGGCATCGACAACGTGCTCTTCGCCATCGACTACCCCTTCGAGAGGAGCGAACAGGCCGTCGGCTTCCTGCGCGGCGCGGACCTGTCGGCCGGCCACCGCAGGAAGATCGCCCACCGCAACGCCGAACGCATCCTGAAGCTGTGA
- a CDS encoding amidohydrolase family protein produces the protein MALRGHPDAGAIPGLRLILPHCGGALPTLGRRIAEHTVMGRGYYDAGIGPEHVAAALRGLHYDTTPTGSAAHPLLPALQVTDSEHVLFGSDGPAAPEATPERTTGNRGLRGIQRRTTCGSRPRPRSTALPSIHLSARARGRPYTRR, from the coding sequence GTGGCCCTTCGCGGGCACCCAGACGCCGGCGCCATCCCCGGACTGAGGCTGATCCTGCCCCACTGCGGCGGAGCGCTGCCGACCCTGGGCCGGCGCATCGCCGAACACACCGTCATGGGCAGGGGGTACTACGACGCCGGCATCGGCCCCGAGCATGTGGCGGCCGCGCTGCGCGGCCTCCACTACGACACCACCCCGACCGGATCCGCCGCCCACCCCCTGCTGCCCGCCCTCCAAGTCACCGACTCCGAGCACGTGTTGTTCGGCAGCGACGGGCCGGCCGCTCCCGAGGCGACTCCGGAGCGAACCACTGGCAACCGTGGACTTCGAGGGATTCAGCGCCGCACAACGTGCGGGAGTCGGCCGCGGCCACGCAGCACGGCTCTTCCCTCGATCCACCTGAGCGCCAGGGCACGTGGGCGGCCGTACACACGCCGGTAG
- a CDS encoding FAD-dependent monooxygenase, whose product MPSVDHKHLPQHVQVLIAGGGPVGLAAAVELGRRGVDCLVVEPRVTVSRARPRCKTLNVRTMEHLRRWGLAERLRARAPLPTSWSQDIVFCTSLTGRELSRFTGVLGLAPEGDRFPEIGQQAPQYILEEVLREAVKELAPGRLVLGSRVVDVSQDDDLVTVTVEDGVGDRSVVTADYVIGCDGPRSVVRDRIGSHYVGGDALRPNFGMVFESPDLWEHVRHGPAVQYWVVNPAAPALVGPLDRTNTWWAIAFGVDRAAGERETQHIIDAVAGRPVRAEVRSTDPWTARMQIVDHMRHGRVFLAGDAAHLNPPFGGHGLNTGIGDAVDLGWKLAAVLAGWGGADVLDSYEIERRPVQERVIREATANMRVLSTELLADNLDADDEAGALARRAAGARIQETKTAEFHSLDLVLGLRIATSPIVPAEPEGRESATWAGARLPHVFLDDGRSLYDLLGDHLTLLSVGHGTSEAAIEAAARLRGVPLTVVHLPESAPAGYADLLGARLALVRPDQVVGWLGDEAPEDVLALVDTLSGRAQPDGTAAPRSS is encoded by the coding sequence ATGCCCTCCGTCGACCACAAGCACCTCCCGCAGCACGTTCAGGTTCTTATCGCCGGTGGCGGGCCGGTCGGTCTGGCGGCCGCCGTGGAGCTCGGTCGGCGCGGTGTCGACTGCCTGGTCGTCGAGCCTCGCGTCACCGTCTCCAGAGCCCGCCCCCGCTGCAAGACGCTCAACGTGCGCACGATGGAGCATCTGCGCCGCTGGGGGCTGGCCGAGCGGCTGCGGGCACGCGCGCCGCTGCCCACCTCCTGGTCCCAGGACATCGTGTTCTGCACCTCGCTGACCGGAAGGGAACTGTCCCGTTTCACCGGCGTCCTGGGGCTCGCCCCGGAGGGCGACCGCTTCCCGGAAATCGGCCAGCAGGCGCCGCAGTACATCCTGGAAGAGGTGCTCCGCGAGGCGGTCAAGGAACTCGCCCCGGGCCGGCTCGTGCTCGGCTCGAGGGTCGTCGACGTAAGCCAGGACGACGATCTGGTGACCGTGACCGTCGAGGACGGCGTAGGGGACCGGAGCGTCGTCACTGCCGACTACGTGATCGGGTGCGACGGCCCGCGCAGCGTGGTGCGGGACCGGATCGGCTCCCACTACGTCGGCGGGGATGCCCTGCGCCCGAACTTCGGCATGGTCTTCGAGAGTCCCGACCTGTGGGAGCACGTGCGCCACGGGCCGGCCGTGCAGTACTGGGTCGTCAACCCGGCCGCCCCGGCGCTGGTCGGGCCGCTGGACCGGACCAACACCTGGTGGGCGATCGCCTTCGGCGTGGACCGGGCGGCCGGAGAGCGCGAGACACAGCACATCATCGACGCCGTGGCAGGAAGGCCGGTGCGGGCCGAGGTGCGGTCCACCGACCCGTGGACCGCCCGGATGCAGATCGTCGACCATATGCGCCACGGCAGGGTGTTCCTCGCCGGTGACGCCGCGCACCTCAACCCGCCTTTCGGGGGCCACGGACTCAACACCGGCATCGGGGACGCGGTCGACCTGGGCTGGAAACTGGCGGCCGTGCTCGCCGGCTGGGGCGGGGCGGACGTCCTCGACAGCTACGAGATCGAGCGCCGTCCGGTCCAGGAACGCGTCATCCGCGAGGCGACCGCCAACATGCGGGTTCTCTCGACCGAGTTGCTCGCCGACAACCTCGACGCGGACGACGAGGCGGGCGCCCTGGCCCGGCGGGCCGCGGGGGCGCGGATCCAGGAGACCAAGACGGCGGAGTTCCACTCGCTCGACCTGGTCCTCGGACTCCGTATCGCCACCTCACCGATCGTCCCTGCGGAGCCGGAGGGACGGGAGAGCGCCACATGGGCAGGCGCCCGGCTGCCCCATGTGTTCCTCGATGACGGCCGTTCCCTCTACGACCTGCTCGGTGACCACCTGACGCTGCTCTCCGTCGGGCACGGCACATCGGAGGCGGCCATCGAGGCGGCCGCACGCCTGCGGGGTGTGCCGCTCACCGTGGTGCATCTGCCGGAGTCGGCACCCGCCGGCTACGCCGACCTGCTGGGCGCCCGCCTCGCCCTGGTCCGCCCGGACCAGGTCGTCGGCTGGCTGGGGGACGAGGCTCCCGAGGACGTCCTCGCCCTCGTCGACACCCTGAGCGGCCGCGCGCAGCCGGACGGGACTGCGGCACCTCGCAGTTCCTGA
- a CDS encoding alpha/beta hydrolase: MAKQRDVLTFEVDGHKITALTAAPAEPTGKPLIAALHGGTYTAHYFDVAGATEGSFLDVATAHGYPVVAFDRPGYGGSTPLEPDANTFTRHAELLGAALEQAATHLAADSVFLVGHSIGGMIALMIAASARRLPLVGVSATGMGAVIPAGGAAEALGSLPPDETVDLPYEERDRVMFGPLHTYGAEGVRQAHGSYAPVPVRELVQAPAWPKEHLPTVARQVRVPVHNALAEFDALWSSGSENVARFAAMFTAAPFVDASVARGTGHCIDHHTLGHALHLRQLAFAEECAHWATTQQRAENDN; encoded by the coding sequence ATGGCCAAGCAGCGCGACGTTCTGACCTTCGAGGTCGACGGACACAAGATCACGGCGCTCACCGCCGCTCCCGCCGAACCCACCGGCAAACCCCTGATCGCCGCCCTCCACGGCGGCACGTACACGGCTCACTACTTCGACGTCGCGGGCGCCACCGAGGGCTCCTTCCTCGACGTCGCCACCGCACACGGTTACCCGGTCGTGGCCTTCGACCGCCCAGGTTACGGCGGCAGCACCCCCCTCGAACCGGATGCCAACACGTTCACGCGGCACGCGGAACTGCTCGGTGCCGCTCTGGAGCAGGCGGCCACGCACCTCGCGGCCGACAGCGTATTCCTCGTCGGCCATTCGATCGGGGGCATGATCGCGCTGATGATCGCCGCCTCGGCTCGCCGCCTCCCCCTCGTCGGTGTCTCGGCGACCGGCATGGGGGCCGTCATCCCGGCCGGCGGTGCGGCCGAGGCCCTCGGTTCCCTGCCTCCGGACGAGACGGTGGACCTGCCGTACGAGGAGCGGGACAGGGTGATGTTCGGGCCGTTGCACACCTACGGTGCCGAAGGCGTACGGCAGGCGCACGGCTCCTACGCACCTGTGCCGGTACGGGAGTTGGTCCAGGCTCCGGCATGGCCGAAGGAGCACCTGCCGACCGTCGCCCGCCAGGTCCGCGTTCCCGTACACAACGCGCTCGCGGAGTTCGACGCCCTGTGGAGCAGCGGCTCGGAGAACGTGGCCCGGTTCGCCGCGATGTTCACGGCGGCCCCCTTCGTCGACGCGAGCGTCGCCCGCGGCACGGGTCACTGCATCGACCACCACACGCTCGGCCACGCACTGCACCTGCGGCAGCTGGCGTTCGCCGAGGAGTGTGCACATTGGGCCACGACGCAGCAGAGAGCCGAGAACGACAACTGA
- a CDS encoding aldehyde dehydrogenase family protein codes for MTRDNTARHWIDGEWVGSARTSDSVDPATGEVIGTYAEAGTEEGQSAVDAATRAFKEGTWRLDPMLRATALSHLADAYDARMHEVIGTLCLENGKLRHEAGFEAHFILRALRFAAGLALQPHGRVTDTHPGRQAMSIRQPVGVAGIVVPWNSPAYLCIRALAPALAAGCTAVVKVPGQAARTAALMSEILASVPELPKGVVNVVVESGSDVARLLVESPLVPVISFTGSTATGRLVAQGAAAHFKRVGLELGGKTPHLVFADADLDAALATAVQSCTVFAGQFCMTGSRILVQREIADEFTSALARRLESVRPGPAADPASQIGPLIDKASVARVDAAVDAAIAAGAKPIVRGGPSTRPELAGGAFYHPTLLAVPDSSLPIVQEETFGPVQTVQVFDTEAEAVALANDTEYGLSACIWSRDADRPARVARQLDAGLISVNSWANLTVEFEEGGFKSSGVGRLGGLASVEDFLEYKQITQDYTPHHS; via the coding sequence ATGACCCGAGACAACACCGCACGGCACTGGATCGACGGCGAATGGGTCGGTTCCGCCCGAACCTCCGACAGTGTCGACCCGGCCACGGGTGAAGTGATCGGTACGTACGCGGAGGCCGGCACCGAGGAGGGGCAGAGCGCCGTCGACGCGGCGACACGCGCCTTCAAGGAGGGCACCTGGCGCCTGGACCCGATGCTGCGGGCCACGGCGCTGAGCCATCTCGCCGACGCGTACGACGCGCGCATGCACGAGGTGATCGGCACCCTGTGCCTGGAGAACGGCAAGCTCCGGCACGAGGCGGGCTTCGAGGCGCACTTCATCCTGCGCGCGCTGCGTTTCGCGGCGGGTCTGGCCCTGCAGCCGCACGGCCGGGTCACCGACACCCACCCGGGCCGTCAGGCCATGTCCATCCGGCAGCCCGTGGGTGTCGCCGGGATCGTGGTGCCGTGGAACTCCCCCGCGTATCTCTGTATCCGCGCCCTCGCCCCGGCCCTCGCGGCGGGCTGTACGGCGGTGGTGAAGGTGCCGGGGCAGGCGGCCCGGACCGCCGCGCTCATGAGTGAGATCCTCGCCTCCGTTCCCGAGCTGCCGAAGGGCGTGGTGAACGTCGTCGTCGAGTCCGGCTCGGACGTCGCGCGCCTGCTGGTCGAGTCCCCCCTGGTCCCCGTGATCAGCTTCACCGGCAGCACCGCCACCGGGCGACTCGTGGCCCAGGGAGCGGCAGCCCACTTCAAACGGGTGGGGCTCGAGCTGGGCGGCAAGACACCGCACCTCGTCTTCGCCGACGCCGACCTGGATGCGGCGCTCGCCACCGCCGTCCAGTCGTGCACCGTGTTCGCCGGACAGTTCTGCATGACCGGCAGCAGGATCCTCGTCCAACGGGAGATCGCCGACGAGTTCACCTCGGCTCTGGCCCGGCGTCTGGAGAGCGTGCGCCCCGGTCCGGCCGCCGACCCGGCCAGCCAGATCGGCCCCCTGATCGACAAGGCATCGGTCGCCCGGGTCGACGCCGCCGTGGATGCGGCGATCGCGGCCGGCGCCAAACCGATCGTCCGCGGCGGTCCGAGTACCCGCCCCGAACTGGCGGGGGGCGCCTTCTACCACCCCACCCTGCTCGCGGTCCCCGACTCCTCCCTCCCGATCGTTCAGGAGGAGACGTTCGGTCCGGTGCAGACGGTCCAGGTCTTCGACACCGAGGCGGAGGCCGTCGCCCTCGCCAACGATACCGAGTACGGCCTCAGCGCTTGCATCTGGAGCCGGGACGCCGACCGGCCCGCACGCGTGGCGCGGCAGCTCGACGCGGGTCTCATCTCCGTCAACAGCTGGGCGAACCTGACCGTCGAGTTCGAGGAGGGTGGCTTCAAGTCCAGCGGCGTGGGCCGGCTTGGGGGCCTGGCATCCGTGGAGGACTTCCTGGAGTACAAGCAGATCACCCAGGACTACACGCCTCACCACAGCTGA
- a CDS encoding amidohydrolase family protein — MRTIGLEEHFVTPELVGHGASSASILQPEKWREASRRLLDITGERLAEMDAVGLDVQVLSLNSPGIQAETDPATAIAQATAVNDLLAGVVADHPDRFAGFAALPLQDPQAAAKELERAVSELGMRGALVNAHTQGRYLDDPQLRVVWERAEGLGVPLYLHPANGVGTPHVIEGHPELVGPMWSWGSETATHFLRLVFGGVFDDFPDAKVLLGHMGEGLPYVLWRLDSRWDYHNHHGIELARGNPSEYVRHNLYITTSGVCSAPPLLCALLALGSDHILFGTDYPFEEMAAATAFLETAPISEADRAKIAHLNAERLLGL, encoded by the coding sequence ATGCGCACCATCGGCCTTGAGGAACACTTCGTCACACCGGAGCTGGTGGGTCACGGCGCCTCATCGGCCTCGATCCTCCAGCCGGAGAAATGGCGGGAGGCGTCCCGGCGACTGCTCGACATCACAGGCGAGCGTCTCGCCGAGATGGACGCGGTGGGGCTGGACGTACAGGTGCTGTCTCTCAACTCCCCCGGCATCCAGGCCGAGACGGACCCCGCGACCGCGATCGCCCAGGCGACGGCGGTGAACGACCTGCTCGCAGGAGTGGTGGCGGACCACCCCGACCGCTTCGCAGGATTCGCCGCACTGCCGTTGCAGGACCCGCAGGCGGCGGCCAAGGAGCTGGAGCGCGCCGTGTCCGAGCTGGGCATGCGCGGAGCCCTGGTGAACGCGCACACCCAGGGTCGCTACCTCGACGACCCGCAGCTGCGCGTGGTGTGGGAACGCGCCGAGGGACTGGGCGTACCGCTCTATTTGCACCCCGCCAACGGCGTCGGCACCCCCCATGTCATCGAGGGTCATCCCGAACTCGTCGGACCGATGTGGAGCTGGGGATCGGAGACCGCCACCCACTTCCTGCGTCTGGTGTTCGGCGGCGTCTTCGACGACTTCCCCGACGCCAAGGTGCTGTTGGGTCACATGGGCGAGGGCCTGCCCTACGTGCTGTGGCGACTGGACTCGCGCTGGGACTACCACAACCACCACGGGATCGAACTCGCCCGGGGAAACCCGTCGGAGTACGTTCGGCACAACCTCTACATCACGACCAGTGGCGTCTGTTCGGCCCCTCCGCTGCTGTGCGCCCTGCTCGCCCTGGGCTCGGACCACATCCTCTTCGGCACCGACTACCCCTTCGAGGAGATGGCGGCTGCCACCGCGTTCCTGGAGACGGCCCCGATCAGCGAGGCCGACCGGGCGAAGATCGCCCACCTCAACGCGGAACGGCTGCTCGGTCTCTGA